The genomic window CCGGTGAATCTCGACCGTGATCGAACCCTCGGAGATGAAAGCGATGGTGGAGGACTCGCCGGGTTTGTTGGCCAGATTGCCTTGCAGATGCGTCGCGTCGGTCTGGACCACATCCGTCGCCCAGGGCCTGGAACGTACCAGGTACCAGTCCGGTCTGCCGTCCCCGTTCAGATCTTCGAGGACGGCGTCCTGCACGGAGCTGACGTTGGGGAGCGATATCGTCCCATCCGCGTTCCGCAGGCCGGTGGAAGTCATGCCATAGATCCGCCCGGGCCGCATGTAGGCGATCAATTCGGGGTGGCCGTCGCCCGTCAGGTCAGCCAGTTGCGCGAATTCATCGGTGGATTTGATGGCGCCGGGCTTTTTATAACCCAGGGCCACGGCGTAGTCTCTGACGCGATTCATGGCCCGTGACAGAAACGACTCTTCGGGCTGCGGGAAACCCAGGACCTTGTTGGCGAGAGAAAATCCGCCGGATGTCTGCAGGAAAATCGCCGACGGCGCCTCCACGCGGGGATGGTTCATCAACAGGAGGTCGAGTTTCCCGTCCTGGTCGATGTCGAGCCAGAGCGGTGTTCTGCCCCGGCCCAGCGAGTAATCCACCCCGTACTTCCCGGCCAGGTTGGTCAGCTTGCCGTCTTCGTTGATAAACAATCTGTTTGCACTGGCCCCCCGCCCCGCGCCTCCACCGGTGACCACAACCAGATCCTGGTCGCCATCGCCGTCGAAATCGGCCCAGGCCGCGCCATGGAAATCGGGCGCCGGAGCGGTCGGCAGACGTTTTCCGTTCGGCCCCAGGAAACCGGATGCGGCATCATCGACGAGGATGTCGGCCGCGCGGTTTGCGAACGTGCCGTCGTGCAGGTTCAGATAGAGCGAGGGCCGGATGCCATGGTGGTTCGAGACCCACAGATCCGGCCATCCATCGTTGTCGAAATCGCCCCAGGACGAGCCGGCCGACGGGCCGGTGAAATGGATACCGGCGGCGAGTGAAGACTCTTCAAACCGGATGTCGGCCAGCGCGGCAAAGGGGATCACGCATGCCAATAGCAGGCCGGTAAGGCGGTAAAGCCTGTCTGGCTGCGGGGAATTGTCAAATATGCGCATGCGGCTTGTTCTTTGTTCGAGGCAATAGTTTAATACGGGGCGGGAAATCCTGTGCAACATATGCGGTATTATCGATCTATTCAAGGCGAGCGTACAACATCCGCCGCGCATCACACGAAGTATCCGTCACCCGGGCGGCCCCGCCAGGTGCCGTGTCGAGGTGCGGGCGCGGAAAAACCGCCCGTGACGGGTGGTTCCGGTCCGTGGCCGGTGCTGAGCGCTCCTGTTCGGGATAAACAATGAATCAAAGTCCCACTCTGGTCAGTATCGTCACGCCCGTCTACAACGGCGAGGCTTATCTGGCGCAATGCATCGAAAGCGTGCTCGGGCAGACCTACCATAACTGGGAATACATCATAGTCAATAATTGCAGCACCGACGGCACGCCTGCCATCGTGGAGCGTTATGCGCGGCGGGATTCGCGCATCAAGGTTCACGGCACCGACAGCTTGCTCTCGGCGGTGGAGAACCATAATTTCGCGGTAGCCAGGATGGATCCCGCGAGCGTGTACTGCAAAATCCTTCATGCCGACGACTGGCTGTTCCCCGAATGCCTGGAGCGCATGGTGGGCGTGGCGGTTTCGAACGCATCAGTGGGTATCGTCGGTTCCTACAACCTGGTCGGGAAGACGGTGCGTTGCGACGGGCTGCCTTATCCGGACGCGGTGATTCCGGGACGGGAGGCCGGCCGCCTGGCTCTGTTGGGGAAGGCCTACCCGTTCTATTCACCTTCCTCCACGATGATCCGGTCGGATCTTGTCCGAGCCCGGGCCTCGTTCTACGACCCAACCAAGATGCATGCGGACGTCGAACTTATGTACGAATTGCTCCAGGAACAGGATTTCGGCTTTGTACATCAGGTGCTGACGTACGTCCGTGAACACGCCGCGTCGGAAACCTCCCGGTCGGCTCAGCCGCTGAACAGGATTCTGTGGTCCAATTTCGATCTTCTGGTGAGATACGGCCCCATATTTCTCGAGGCAGGCGAGTTCAAGGCCAGGACCCGGGCCTATGAGCGCAACTATTACAAATTTCTGGCCCGGGGCCTGTGGGAGCTGCGCGACCGGGAATTCTGGCGCTATCACGCGCGAGGATTGCGATCGCTCGGCTATCCGATCAATCCGGTGCGGCTGCTGGGTCGGGCCCTGGGCGAGGCCGTGTGTAGTCCACGGAACACCCTGGCGCGGCTGTTGCGCGGTTCAGGAATGACTCGCGGCGGCGCCCGCTGAACGCGGCGGACTGATCGGTCATATCTTGACCGGGCGGTTCAGGCCCAGTCGGCGTCGGAATAAAACTCGCGCGCGACGTCCTCGACGTAACCCCGAATTCTCAGGATCTCTTCGCCCGACAGCCGGTGTTTCCAACTGGAAATGTTCTGCTGGCTGTCGAGTTTGAGAGTTTTCTCGGTGCCCGATGCCCGTTCGGGGTTGGACTTCCCAGTGTGTTCGGCGATCACGGAGCGCGCTTTGTCCGTGTAGGGCAGCTCCAGTTTTTTGTACAGATCCGCGAAGGACCGGGCGGGGTCGAGCGAGATGTCCTCATGGCGCAGGAAGGTCCAGTCAGGATGCCGTTTTTTGTAGGTTGAAATCACATGGTGATGCATCGCCCAGGCCAGCGACGCGCGCTCGATCAGGTCGTGCTCGCCACCGCTCATCTCACGTATTCGCCGTTCAAAGGGGCCGAGATAATCCCGCATCAGCAAGGTTTGCGGCAACGCCCATTTTTCAGGATGGGAGGCCCATCCCAGCCGCTTCATGCTCGCGACGAATGCCGCGGGGTGGCGGATCATGACGATGCAGTGCATGTCGAAGTGGCCGCACAGCCACTCGGCCGACATCAGGGCGATCGGGTCCTTGATCAGGGGACGCCCTCCACCACGACGCAGCTCGCGGGATGCGCTCAGGTTGCGCGCGATGCCCAGCAGGTCCCGGGGCGAGCGCGCGGAGCGCAGCCCATGCCTCCAGTCGTATCGCCCTTCGAGCAGTCGTTGCACCGCGGCGTGATATTCGTCGCCGTTATCCTCGCAGATATGAATGAAGTAGTGAGGCACCTTGAGCCCGTAAAGTTCCTCGCTCGCCTTGACGAGCGGGTTGAACGGTTCATGTACGTAGTACAGCGCGGGATCGATGGTGAGCATGCGTCCGAGCCAAGTGGTGCCCGAGCGCGGGGCGCCGGTGACCAGGACGGGCTTGATCATTGCGGTGGCGTTCATGTGTTATCCATAAATGGGCGGGGATGGCTGGCCTTACATCGAAGCAAATCCTGTGCCACCGGGGTCTCATGGGCAGGATGTGTGCGATCGGTGAACAGCTCCGGGGCTCAGTATAATCCGGGCCCGTGTAAACACACAGCCGCCCTCCGCACGTGGTCTGGCATGCTATCAGTGAAATAGCGGATAATGATATCTCAATGAAGCCCGCCGAACATCTCGACTCCGACCATCACCTTGCCCAGGCGATCCGCGAACCAGGAATCTTCGCCCGGCGGCGCGGATTACAGCGGGCGTGCGTCGGGAGTATCTCCGGACGTCGCCTGCGGTCATGGGGACGTTTGCTGACGCTGGGCTGGGCAATCGCCACGATCTCCGCATGTTCTCCTTCGCTGCAGGGTGGGGAGGGGTTCAAGCCCGAACCCCTGGCGGTTGCCGACTATGGCATCTTCGATCTCGGAATCGCCGATATCAACGATGACGACCGCCTGGATGTCTTCACCTCGAATCATTCCGGCCCGCAAAGCATCTTGCTGAATCAGGGGGGCGGCGTGTTCAGTGATGGATTCTCAAACCTGAGGTTCGATCAGGATGCGAAATTTCCCGGGCTGGCCGTCGTCGCGCACGAGCCGGCGATAGACCGCCCCGGGCTCTTCATCAACTGGCGCGGTCCCAAGATTGTCATCCGTGCGCACGACCTCGATCGACTCGACGGCACGGTATCCGGGACGATTCGGCTGCTCGACCCGGAGAAAGTGATTATCGAGGAAAAAAAGAACTTCGATGTATCGACCGAGTCCGCTCCCGGCGCGAATGGCATCTCCGATATGGTGATCCGGTTTACCGGCCGGGGGGAGGGTTACTTCGCCTTCAAGCCGAACATCCATGCCCAGTCCATCCACTTCCGAATCGATCCGGAAGTTACGCCCCGGGATATCCATGTCGGACCCGGGTACGCGTCACCGGCCGCGAATGAATTCTCGATGGATATGCGCGACCGCCATGGCATGGCCTGGGCCGATTACAACGGCGACGGTCAAACCGATGTCTTCGTCACGCGCGGTGGACAGAGCGGCATGATGTGGATAATGCCGGGGGATTACTGGGACGAATTGCTGATCCGCGGGCGGACGGGTTTCGAGGATCGGGGAAAGTCGCTGGGCCTGGTAAAGCATGGCTGTTCGGGCAGACAGGCGGCATGGGTCGATTTCGACAATGACAACCGCCTGGATCTCTACATTGTCTGTGGGAGGGGCTTTCAGCGTCAGCTCAATCAGCTTTACCGCCAGAAAGAGGATGGCGCCTTTGTCGATGTCGCTCGGGAAACGGGGCTCGACATCGCCGATGACGGCATCTTCGAGTGGGTGGATGCCGACGGCGATGGAGACATGGATCTCGTCTGGGCCAGTCGCGACAAGTTTCTATTGTACGTCAACGACGGGGGCCGGTTCTCGGCGCGTGAAATCGGGGCCAATCCGGCGCGGCGTATTCCCACCGAGTTGGCGCCCTCGGATTTCGACAGTGATGGGGATATCGATATCTTTGCGGCCGCCCGGGGTGGGAATGCGCTCCTGATTAACCAGGGTGGAACGTACGTGGTGACCGATCTGAAGCCGCTGGGTTTGCCGCGGAAAAGCATGGCCGCCAACTGGGTGGATGTCGACAATGACGGGCGTGATGAGCTGCATCTCATGCCGGGCGGACTGTATCGCCGGGTGGATGGGGTGTTCCGCCATGTCGGGGGGCCGGATCTCCGGATCAGGGAGCGCTTGTCGCCGGTCAATCTGACCGATGCCCGCGTTTCATGGTTCGATGCCGATGACGACGGGACCCGCGACGTCATCGTGGCCGTGAATTATGTGGTCAAAAAGCAGAAATGGGCGAATTGGTATGCCGGTGTATCCGGTATTGAGGACCGCCTTGGCGGACTCAAGGATTATTGGGACGTCGGTTATTTCCATGTTGACCCGCCGGCTGCAAATCACTGGCTGCAGGTACGGCTTGTCGGTCCGGCCGGTAACCGCCCGGCCATCGGCGCGAGCGTGACGGTTACGACGTCGCGGTCCACGCAGATGAGGCAGGTCGGTTCCGCGGAAGGGTCGCGGTATTCACAGGGGCATTACCGCCTCTATTTCGGGCTGGGCGACGCGGACCGGGCCGAAAAAGTGGAAGTGCGCTGGCCTGACGGTCGCAGACAGGAAATCCGTGATCCGCGAGTCGATCGCCTCCTGGTGGCCGACTGGGACGCCGCGCGCTAGATTCGCGTGGTTCGCGCGCGAACTCTCAGGATGTGGCGGTTCGGATTCTGACCACCCTGGCGGGATTGCCGACCGCGATGGCCATGGCCGGGATGTCACGTGACACCACGCTTCCGGCGCCCACGATGGCCCCTTCACCGATGGTTACGCCGTCGAGCACGATGGTGCCAACTCCCAGCCAGACATCATCACCGATGACAATACCGCCTTTCGTCTGTACCGGCTGTTGTCTCAGTGGCTGATCAGATGACATCCCGTGGTTATATGGGTAGAACGAACAGTTCGGTGCGATTTCCACCCGGCGGCCGATCCGAATCGAACCCACGTACGCCGACAACTGGCAGCGCGGCTGGATATGGCTTTCATCCCCGATGATGATCTTTCCGTCTGTGCCGGTTTGCAGGAAACAGTCCCGGTGGATATGTACCCCGGCGCCGAGTTCGATCTGTCCTCCGCCGTGATCCTCATAGATGAGCGCCTGTTCACCAATGAAGACCCGTGCATTCAGTCTGAGGTTCGAGTGGTGCAGGGTCGCGCAGGGGGATATGTAGCCATTTTTGCCCATGGCTGCCAGCGGTAGACGGCCGTAGAAAGGAGGCCAGCCGAGTCCCGCAAGCCCGCATGCCGCGCGTCCCAGCGGTCCCTGTCCGGAGAATTTCATCCAGAACCGCGTCCAGCGGTTTCTGATGCGGGTCTTTATCGACATGGATGTGTGTCTTTTATCGGTTCGGATAAACGGAAACCGCATTATATCGCAGTTCAAGCAGGGTGCCCGGTTTCGCGGCTTGACTGGGCTCCTCGGTTGGGCATACTGGCGGGAAAGGCCGGAAGAGCCGAATCAGACGTGCCAGGGAGGCGTGATGGTATCCGCTATCGCGAAGGCGGGCAGGAGAATCCGATCCAGGTTCAGCGGAGGCCGCTTCGGGGCAGTGTCCCTCCGCGCGCAGCCCCCACCGTTCAAAATCCTCGTCGGAACGCATCACAAGACGGGATCGTCCTGGATGCGCGGGATCTTCTCGAAGTTGTGCGAGACTTTCCAGTGGACCTTCTATGCCGGTGAACAGGAATTCCTTCCGCGGCAATTCGAGGTGTTCTTCAATAACCACAGTCGATTCGCGCCGGCGGACATTCACGAACCCTGCAGGGGAGTGCATGTGATCCGTGATCCGCGCGACCGCATCGTTTCGGGTTGTTTTTACCATCAAAAGTCTTCGGAAGGATGGCTGCACGTCAAGCGGCCCGAGTTCGGAGGGCTGACGTACCAGGAAAAGATCAACAGCTATGCAACCCTCGACGAGCAGCTTCTGTTCGAGATGGAGCATGCCGGTCGCAGGGGTATTGAGGAGATGCTGTCCTGGGAATACCATCAGCCGGGGTTCTATGAGGCCAGGTACGAGGATCTCATACAGGACTACGACCTCCGAAAATTCCACGACATCTTCGCCTTTCTGGGTATCCCGGGCGAGATTCTTCCGGAATCCCTCCGGATCGCCTACGACAACAGCCTGTTTTCGGGGAACCACCGACGATCCGTCCATATCAGGTCAGGGCAGCCGGGGCAATGGGTTTCATACTTCAAATCGCGCCACCGGGAGAGATTCCGGGAACTGTTCGGGGACGCGCTGACGATTCTCGGTTATGAGCCCGATCATGCATGGGTGTCCGATGAGCGGGCCGGGGGTATGTCCTGACGTTCAGTGAAATAGCTCCCCCTAGTGGCCAACCCGCAGGGGATGTAGGAATCGATCGGCTTTCTTTATACACTACGTCTATGTGCCGATTGATCGAGATGCGTCAGGTTTATGGAGCCAAGCGGTAGTAAAAAGAAGATACTGGTTATATCTCCCACACCGACCCACCCTCACAGCGCCGGCAACCGGGCGAGAATACATACCCTGATGACCAGCATGCTTTCTTTGGGGCATGAGGTCCACTTCCTGCACATCGAGAAAGAGGCGGGTGATCGTCAAGCAATGCTGGCCTGTTGGGGGGGAAGATTTCATTCCCTGTCTTTCCGTATGCCGGAGAATCGTTTCTCGAGACTGCGACGCAGGGTCCGCAAATGGCTGGGTTTGGAGACACAATATATTTACGGTGTCGATGAATGGTACGATCCGGCCGCGGATGCCTTCATTCGCGATCTGGCCGCGAGGATCGGTTTTGATGCCGTGATCGTGGAATACGTGTTCTTTTCCAGGGCGCTGCGTTGTTTCGGCGGCGACGTATTAAAGCTTGTGGATACACACGATGTTTTTGCGGATCGCCACCGGCGCTATCTGGCCGAGGGAAAAAAACCGCAATGGTTTTCCACCTCCAGGCGTGAAGAGGCGCGTGGCCTGGCGCGCGCGGATGTCGTTATCGCGATCCAGGAGAACGAGGCGCGCTTCTTTCGCGAAACAACGCCCCAACGGGTGATCACCGTTGGTCATATCGTGCCCGTGGATGAGGCGTCCGAAGACGAGGCGCGAACCTCCGGGATGTTGTACGTGGGGTCGGGTAATGAAATCAATGTGCATGCCGCTAAATATTTCATTGACGGCATATTGCCCGCCATCCGGCAACACATCCCCTCGGCGATATTGACAGTGGCCGGTGGTGTCTGCGACAGGCTCGCCGACACCCCGGGCGTCCGCCTGCTGGGGCAGGTCGAGGATCTCGCGCCTTTGTACCGGTCCGCCGCGGTCGTGGTCAATCCGATCCTGTTCGGGACCGGATTGAAGATCAAAACGGTGGAGGCCCTCGGGTTCGGCCGCCCACTGGTGACCACGCCAGCGGGCGCGGAAGGGCTGGAGGAGATGGCGGGCAAGGCG from Gammaproteobacteria bacterium includes these protein-coding regions:
- a CDS encoding CRTAC1 family protein, whose product is MRIFDNSPQPDRLYRLTGLLLACVIPFAALADIRFEESSLAAGIHFTGPSAGSSWGDFDNDGWPDLWVSNHHGIRPSLYLNLHDGTFANRAADILVDDAASGFLGPNGKRLPTAPAPDFHGAAWADFDGDGDQDLVVVTGGGAGRGASANRLFINEDGKLTNLAGKYGVDYSLGRGRTPLWLDIDQDGKLDLLLMNHPRVEAPSAIFLQTSGGFSLANKVLGFPQPEESFLSRAMNRVRDYAVALGYKKPGAIKSTDEFAQLADLTGDGHPELIAYMRPGRIYGMTSTGLRNADGTISLPNVSSVQDAVLEDLNGDGRPDWYLVRSRPWATDVVQTDATHLQGNLANKPGESSTIAFISEGSITVEIHRPWMDPSDPASANRPMLYLGERQQELPEEALTVSPDDESIGALPPAGAGEGIFLHYDRAARTWTLRSSIASIGYKLASTEPVSSIHTEGFKPSNGRLEDRLLINDGKKFTARKGPDSGNPAACSSVAAGDFDNDMDIDLYLVCSDPTQNQPNILYENDGKANFTRIEQAGGAAGSERGRGNQVSVADYDRDGFLDLFVTNGLGPPPFADGPHQLFRNLGNDNHWIEIDLAGTTSNRDGIGALLTLETGGKSQTRTQGGGMHSFSQNHSRIHFGLGANSTVDRLTIRWPGGTVQELRNLQADRIVTVTEAAR
- a CDS encoding glycosyltransferase, whose translation is MNQSPTLVSIVTPVYNGEAYLAQCIESVLGQTYHNWEYIIVNNCSTDGTPAIVERYARRDSRIKVHGTDSLLSAVENHNFAVARMDPASVYCKILHADDWLFPECLERMVGVAVSNASVGIVGSYNLVGKTVRCDGLPYPDAVIPGREAGRLALLGKAYPFYSPSSTMIRSDLVRARASFYDPTKMHADVELMYELLQEQDFGFVHQVLTYVREHAASETSRSAQPLNRILWSNFDLLVRYGPIFLEAGEFKARTRAYERNYYKFLARGLWELRDREFWRYHARGLRSLGYPINPVRLLGRALGEAVCSPRNTLARLLRGSGMTRGGAR
- a CDS encoding sulfotransferase gives rise to the protein MNATAMIKPVLVTGAPRSGTTWLGRMLTIDPALYYVHEPFNPLVKASEELYGLKVPHYFIHICEDNGDEYHAAVQRLLEGRYDWRHGLRSARSPRDLLGIARNLSASRELRRGGGRPLIKDPIALMSAEWLCGHFDMHCIVMIRHPAAFVASMKRLGWASHPEKWALPQTLLMRDYLGPFERRIREMSGGEHDLIERASLAWAMHHHVISTYKKRHPDWTFLRHEDISLDPARSFADLYKKLELPYTDKARSVIAEHTGKSNPERASGTEKTLKLDSQQNISSWKHRLSGEEILRIRGYVEDVAREFYSDADWA
- a CDS encoding CRTAC1 family protein; amino-acid sequence: MKPAEHLDSDHHLAQAIREPGIFARRRGLQRACVGSISGRRLRSWGRLLTLGWAIATISACSPSLQGGEGFKPEPLAVADYGIFDLGIADINDDDRLDVFTSNHSGPQSILLNQGGGVFSDGFSNLRFDQDAKFPGLAVVAHEPAIDRPGLFINWRGPKIVIRAHDLDRLDGTVSGTIRLLDPEKVIIEEKKNFDVSTESAPGANGISDMVIRFTGRGEGYFAFKPNIHAQSIHFRIDPEVTPRDIHVGPGYASPAANEFSMDMRDRHGMAWADYNGDGQTDVFVTRGGQSGMMWIMPGDYWDELLIRGRTGFEDRGKSLGLVKHGCSGRQAAWVDFDNDNRLDLYIVCGRGFQRQLNQLYRQKEDGAFVDVARETGLDIADDGIFEWVDADGDGDMDLVWASRDKFLLYVNDGGRFSAREIGANPARRIPTELAPSDFDSDGDIDIFAAARGGNALLINQGGTYVVTDLKPLGLPRKSMAANWVDVDNDGRDELHLMPGGLYRRVDGVFRHVGGPDLRIRERLSPVNLTDARVSWFDADDDGTRDVIVAVNYVVKKQKWANWYAGVSGIEDRLGGLKDYWDVGYFHVDPPAANHWLQVRLVGPAGNRPAIGASVTVTTSRSTQMRQVGSAEGSRYSQGHYRLYFGLGDADRAEKVEVRWPDGRRQEIRDPRVDRLLVADWDAAR
- a CDS encoding acyltransferase; translation: MKFSGQGPLGRAACGLAGLGWPPFYGRLPLAAMGKNGYISPCATLHHSNLRLNARVFIGEQALIYEDHGGGQIELGAGVHIHRDCFLQTGTDGKIIIGDESHIQPRCQLSAYVGSIRIGRRVEIAPNCSFYPYNHGMSSDQPLRQQPVQTKGGIVIGDDVWLGVGTIVLDGVTIGEGAIVGAGSVVSRDIPAMAIAVGNPARVVRIRTATS
- a CDS encoding sulfotransferase domain-containing protein; amino-acid sequence: MRGIFSKLCETFQWTFYAGEQEFLPRQFEVFFNNHSRFAPADIHEPCRGVHVIRDPRDRIVSGCFYHQKSSEGWLHVKRPEFGGLTYQEKINSYATLDEQLLFEMEHAGRRGIEEMLSWEYHQPGFYEARYEDLIQDYDLRKFHDIFAFLGIPGEILPESLRIAYDNSLFSGNHRRSVHIRSGQPGQWVSYFKSRHRERFRELFGDALTILGYEPDHAWVSDERAGGMS
- a CDS encoding glycosyltransferase; the protein is MTSMLSLGHEVHFLHIEKEAGDRQAMLACWGGRFHSLSFRMPENRFSRLRRRVRKWLGLETQYIYGVDEWYDPAADAFIRDLAARIGFDAVIVEYVFFSRALRCFGGDVLKLVDTHDVFADRHRRYLAEGKKPQWFSTSRREEARGLARADVVIAIQENEARFFRETTPQRVITVGHIVPVDEASEDEARTSGMLYVGSGNEINVHAAKYFIDGILPAIRQHIPSAILTVAGGVCDRLADTPGVRLLGQVEDLAPLYRSAAVVVNPILFGTGLKIKTVEALGFGRPLVTTPAGAEGLEEMAGKAFVIADSESAFSSAVIDLLSDHHARQALGQNARECATDWNRHCLSELAAVLSGRLPGARDRMV